The following proteins are co-located in the Cryptosporangium aurantiacum genome:
- a CDS encoding response regulator has product MIRVLLVDDQLLVRAGFRLVVDSQPDLTVVGEAGDGRAAVAEALRLRPDVVVMDVRMPMMDGIEATRRIIALPDPPKVVVLTTYDLDEHALAAIRAGASGFLLKDGAPEDMLAALRTVHAGDAVIAPSTTRRLLDTLAPATDPAAVRAVATLTDRERDVLVAMARGYSNAEIAERLVVSTGTVKTHVGRILAKLGARDRVQAVVTAYEAGLIRPGR; this is encoded by the coding sequence GTGATCCGCGTCCTGCTCGTTGACGACCAACTGCTGGTGCGGGCCGGGTTTCGCCTGGTCGTCGACTCTCAGCCCGACCTGACGGTGGTCGGCGAGGCGGGTGACGGGCGGGCGGCGGTGGCAGAGGCTTTGCGGCTGCGGCCGGACGTCGTCGTGATGGACGTGCGGATGCCGATGATGGACGGCATCGAGGCGACGAGACGGATCATCGCGCTGCCCGATCCGCCGAAGGTCGTGGTGCTGACGACGTACGACCTCGACGAGCATGCGCTGGCCGCGATTCGGGCCGGTGCCAGCGGTTTCCTGCTCAAGGACGGCGCGCCGGAGGACATGCTGGCGGCGTTGCGGACCGTGCACGCGGGGGACGCGGTGATCGCGCCGTCCACGACCCGGCGGCTGCTCGACACGCTGGCGCCGGCCACCGACCCGGCCGCGGTGCGCGCGGTGGCGACGCTCACCGACCGCGAACGGGACGTGCTGGTCGCGATGGCGCGGGGGTACTCCAACGCGGAGATCGCCGAGCGGCTCGTCGTGTCGACCGGCACCGTGAAGACCCACGTCGGGCGCATCTTGGCGAAACTCGGTGCGCGTGACCGGGTGCAGGCGGTGGTGACCGCTTACGAGGCCGGGCTGATCCGCCCCGGGCGCTGA
- a CDS encoding TIGR03618 family F420-dependent PPOX class oxidoreductase translates to MANLTDVARLVAGDHGLSVVSTLRDDGTIQSSLVNAGVLNDPLSGEPVVGYVARGGTRKLANLRTRPQTTLVVRVGWEWVAVEGQARLIGPDDPVGGVDDERLRLLLREIFTAAGGTHEDFETYDRVMRQERRAAVLITPDRVYSN, encoded by the coding sequence ATGGCCAACCTCACGGACGTCGCCCGCCTGGTTGCCGGCGACCACGGACTCAGCGTCGTATCCACCCTGCGCGACGACGGCACCATCCAGTCGTCGCTGGTGAACGCCGGCGTCCTCAACGACCCGCTGAGCGGGGAACCGGTCGTCGGTTACGTCGCCCGCGGCGGGACCCGCAAGCTGGCGAACCTCCGGACCAGGCCGCAGACGACCCTGGTCGTGCGGGTGGGGTGGGAGTGGGTCGCGGTCGAGGGGCAGGCCCGGCTGATCGGCCCGGACGACCCGGTCGGCGGCGTGGACGACGAGCGCCTGCGGCTACTGCTCCGGGAAATCTTCACCGCAGCGGGCGGCACGCACGAGGACTTCGAGACCTACGACCGCGTGATGCGTCAGGAACGCCGTGCCGCGGTGCTCATCACGCCCGATAGGGTTTACTCGAACTGA
- a CDS encoding sensor histidine kinase, whose product MVSERIESWLRRRPVAADAGFAVPLFALDLLLQPDRPLPLLFSGLLAGALLLRRTRPVWSAALVVVIAFVQWLVLPQLGLFVADLAVPLVVHATAAYGPRWAARSTLAAGLAGAGLGALTWPPVDDASAGSHALFAAAMAGFVLAGWALGSLHRIREERRSAEAQLAVSAERTRIAREMHDVVAHSLAVVISQADGGRYAGSTEAAHAALTTIGETGRRAMGETRRLLGLLREGPESLAPQPGLADVPTLVEQARVAGLDVVARLDPPPAPVGAGLGLVVYRIVQESLTNVLKHAGPTARASVEICWHTHELQLRIVDDGRGAIGAPAPGGHGIVGMRERVAAYGGAIRTGSGPGGGHEVYVRIPVSA is encoded by the coding sequence ATGGTGAGCGAACGGATCGAGTCCTGGCTGCGCCGACGTCCGGTGGCGGCGGACGCTGGGTTCGCGGTGCCGCTGTTCGCGCTCGATCTGCTGCTGCAGCCTGACCGTCCGCTGCCGCTGCTGTTTTCCGGCTTGCTGGCGGGTGCGCTGCTGCTCCGCCGGACCCGGCCGGTCTGGTCCGCGGCCCTGGTCGTCGTGATCGCGTTCGTGCAGTGGCTGGTCCTCCCGCAGCTCGGGCTGTTCGTCGCTGACCTGGCGGTTCCGCTCGTGGTCCACGCGACGGCCGCGTACGGGCCCCGCTGGGCCGCCCGCTCCACGCTCGCCGCCGGGCTGGCCGGTGCCGGGCTCGGCGCGCTGACCTGGCCACCGGTCGACGACGCCTCAGCCGGCAGCCACGCGCTGTTCGCCGCAGCGATGGCCGGGTTCGTGCTGGCCGGATGGGCGCTCGGCTCGCTGCACCGGATCCGGGAGGAACGGCGCAGCGCCGAGGCCCAGCTCGCGGTGTCGGCGGAGCGCACCCGGATCGCCCGCGAGATGCACGACGTCGTCGCCCACTCGCTCGCGGTGGTGATCTCGCAGGCCGACGGCGGCCGGTACGCGGGCAGCACGGAAGCCGCGCACGCCGCCCTCACCACCATCGGCGAGACCGGCCGCCGGGCGATGGGCGAGACCCGCCGTCTCCTCGGACTGCTGCGCGAGGGCCCCGAGTCGCTGGCGCCGCAGCCGGGGCTCGCCGACGTTCCCACGCTGGTCGAGCAGGCTCGCGTCGCTGGGCTCGACGTCGTCGCCCGGCTCGACCCGCCACCGGCTCCGGTCGGCGCCGGGCTCGGCCTCGTCGTCTACCGGATCGTCCAGGAGAGCCTGACCAACGTCCTCAAGCATGCCGGGCCTACGGCCCGGGCGTCGGTCGAGATCTGCTGGCACACCCACGAACTGCAACTACGTATTGTGGACGATGGACGCGGCGCCATCGGCGCTCCGGCGCCCGGCGGGCACGGCATCGTCGGGATGCGGGAACGGGTCGCGGCGTACGGTGGCGCGATACGGACGGGATCGGGGCCGGGGGGCGGGCACGAGGTGTATGTGCGGATCCCGGTGTCGGCGTGA
- a CDS encoding YajQ family cyclic di-GMP-binding protein — MADSSFDVVSKVDRQEVDNALNQAAKELSQRFDFRGTNASINWAGEEAVTLQADTEERLLAALEVFKDKLVKRGISLKAFEAGDPQQSGKSYKLSGTIVQGIESEKAKKIAKAIRDEGLKGVQAQIQGDQLRVSGKKRDDLQAVIALLKGQDFGIPLQFTNYR; from the coding sequence GTGGCGGACTCGTCGTTCGACGTCGTCAGCAAGGTCGACCGGCAGGAGGTCGACAACGCCCTCAACCAGGCCGCCAAGGAGCTCAGTCAGCGGTTCGACTTCCGCGGCACCAACGCGTCGATCAACTGGGCGGGTGAGGAAGCGGTCACGCTGCAGGCTGACACCGAGGAGCGCCTGCTCGCGGCGTTGGAGGTGTTCAAGGACAAGCTCGTCAAGCGTGGCATCAGCCTCAAGGCGTTCGAGGCGGGCGACCCGCAGCAGTCGGGCAAGAGCTACAAGCTGAGCGGGACGATCGTTCAGGGCATCGAGAGCGAGAAGGCCAAGAAGATCGCGAAGGCGATCCGTGACGAGGGTCTCAAGGGCGTCCAGGCGCAGATCCAGGGCGACCAGCTGCGGGTCAGCGGCAAGAAGCGGGACGACCTGCAGGCGGTCATCGCGCTGCTCAAGGGGCAGGACTTCGGCATCCCGCTGCAGTTCACGAACTACCGCTGA